From Streptomyces sp. GSL17-111, one genomic window encodes:
- a CDS encoding beta-ketoacyl-ACP synthase III produces MTDDGLPTTGPADRAAVLCGLGHWLPPTVVTNEELSSRLDTSEEWIRGRTGISTRHLAGPGTATSDLAVEAGARALKSAGGGEIQALVLATTTPDHPCPATAPDVAARLGMTGIAAFDVSAVCTGFLYGLATAAGLIAGGTADRVLLIAAETFSTLLDPQDRTTVPIFGDGAGAVVLRRGSAEEPGAIGPVVLGSDGGRRALITVDAGGSRHRADGPADTAPDGYFRMRGREVFRQAVERMGEASRSAVTAAGWSLGTVDRLVAHQANARITSFVASELDIPPARCVHNIGRVGNTAAASIPLLLSQAAQDGTLTPGHRVLMTAFGGGLTWGATTVVWPDLGLG; encoded by the coding sequence ATGACGGATGACGGCCTCCCCACCACCGGACCGGCGGACCGGGCGGCGGTGCTCTGCGGCCTCGGACACTGGCTCCCGCCCACGGTCGTGACCAACGAGGAGCTGAGCTCGCGGCTCGACACCTCGGAGGAGTGGATCCGCGGCCGGACCGGCATCTCCACCCGGCATCTGGCCGGCCCGGGCACGGCCACCTCCGACCTGGCGGTGGAGGCGGGCGCCCGAGCGCTGAAGTCGGCCGGCGGCGGTGAGATCCAGGCCCTCGTCCTCGCCACGACGACACCCGACCACCCCTGCCCCGCCACGGCCCCGGACGTCGCCGCCCGTCTCGGCATGACGGGCATCGCCGCGTTCGACGTCTCCGCCGTGTGCACCGGCTTCCTCTACGGCCTCGCGACGGCGGCCGGGCTCATCGCGGGGGGCACCGCGGACCGCGTGCTCCTCATCGCGGCCGAGACGTTCTCCACCCTGCTGGACCCGCAGGACCGCACCACCGTCCCGATCTTCGGCGACGGCGCGGGGGCGGTCGTCCTGCGGCGCGGCTCCGCCGAGGAGCCCGGGGCGATCGGGCCCGTCGTGCTCGGCAGCGACGGGGGACGCCGCGCGTTGATCACCGTCGACGCGGGCGGCTCCCGGCACCGTGCCGACGGACCGGCGGACACCGCGCCCGACGGCTACTTCCGAATGCGCGGCCGGGAGGTCTTCCGGCAGGCCGTCGAGCGCATGGGCGAGGCGTCCCGGAGCGCGGTGACGGCCGCAGGCTGGTCGCTGGGGACGGTGGACCGGCTCGTGGCCCACCAGGCCAACGCCCGCATCACCTCCTTCGTCGCCTCGGAGCTGGACATCCCGCCGGCGCGGTGCGTGCACAACATCGGACGGGTCGGCAACACCGCCGCCGCCTCGATCCCCCTCCTGCTCTCCCAGGCCGCGCAGGACGGCACGCTCACCCCGGGGCACCGCGTCCTCATGACCGCCTTCGGCGGCGGGCTGACCTGGGGCGCCACCACCGTCGTGTGGCCCGACCTCGGCCTCGGGTAG
- a CDS encoding MaoC family dehydratase yields MALRRTGENEYTEEHGGDYEDFEPGMVIKHWPGRTLSEADNTWLTLLLMNQHPLHFDENYAAGTGYGRVLVNSSITLALVGGMTVQALSARAVANLGWDKVRLAEPVFVGDTLYATSRILSKRLSRSRPGQGIVTVETTGTKATGETVIVFERSFLARSRDARPGRDAG; encoded by the coding sequence ATGGCGCTGCGGCGCACCGGCGAGAACGAGTACACCGAGGAACACGGCGGTGACTACGAGGACTTCGAACCCGGCATGGTCATCAAGCACTGGCCCGGCCGGACGCTCTCGGAGGCCGACAACACCTGGCTCACCCTGCTGCTCATGAACCAGCACCCGCTGCACTTCGACGAGAACTACGCGGCGGGCACCGGGTACGGCCGGGTCCTGGTGAACAGCTCGATCACCCTCGCACTGGTCGGCGGCATGACCGTGCAGGCGCTGTCGGCCCGCGCCGTGGCCAACCTCGGCTGGGACAAGGTGCGGCTGGCCGAGCCCGTCTTCGTCGGGGACACCCTCTACGCGACCAGCCGCATCCTGAGCAAGCGCCTGTCACGCTCCCGTCCCGGCCAGGGCATCGTGACGGTGGAGACCACCGGGACGAAGGCCACCGGGGAGACCGTCATCGTCTTCGAACGGTCCTTCCTGGCCCGCTCGCGCGACGCCCGGCCCGGCCGGGACGCGGGCTGA
- a CDS encoding acetaldehyde dehydrogenase (acetylating): MPRSEPLKAAVLGAGLIGIDLVTKIQRSPALSCALVVGRTDETRGLRHAAALGCATAAGGVDALVAGREPFDVVFDATNAMAHAEHWARLRPLGTLLVDLTPSRVGHMVVPTVNGADALLHRNVNLVSCGGQASVPVLHALARHYRPEYIEVVTTAASVSVGRATRLNLDEYIATTEDAARTFTGVADVKAIVNLSPARPPTPFRVAMSLVVPGADADTVAAQVDAAAAEVRRHTPGYRVTACTVTDERIFVAVEVTAAGDRIPRYAGNLDIINAAAVLIAERYAARQPLVGATEELS, encoded by the coding sequence ATGCCCCGGAGTGAACCCCTGAAGGCCGCGGTGCTCGGCGCCGGACTCATCGGCATCGACCTCGTCACCAAGATCCAGCGGTCCCCCGCGCTGAGCTGCGCGCTGGTGGTCGGGCGCACCGACGAGACGCGCGGGCTGCGGCACGCCGCCGCGCTGGGCTGCGCGACGGCGGCGGGCGGCGTGGACGCGCTGGTCGCCGGACGCGAGCCGTTCGACGTCGTCTTCGACGCCACCAACGCGATGGCGCACGCCGAGCACTGGGCCCGGCTCCGGCCGCTCGGGACGCTGCTGGTGGACCTCACGCCGAGCCGGGTGGGCCACATGGTCGTGCCCACGGTGAACGGCGCCGACGCGTTGCTGCACCGCAACGTCAACCTCGTCAGCTGCGGGGGGCAGGCCTCCGTGCCCGTCCTGCACGCGCTCGCGCGCCACTACCGGCCGGAGTACATCGAGGTGGTGACCACGGCCGCGAGCGTCAGCGTGGGCCGGGCCACCCGCCTCAACCTGGACGAGTACATCGCGACGACGGAGGACGCCGCGCGGACGTTCACCGGTGTCGCCGACGTCAAGGCCATCGTCAACCTGAGCCCCGCCCGGCCGCCCACCCCGTTCCGCGTCGCGATGTCCCTCGTCGTGCCCGGAGCGGACGCGGACACCGTCGCGGCACAGGTCGACGCGGCGGCGGCCGAGGTGCGCCGCCACACCCCCGGCTACCGGGTGACCGCCTGCACCGTCACCGACGAGCGGATCTTCGTCGCGGTCGAGGTGACCGCCGCGGGGGACCGCATCCCCCGGTACGCGGGGAACCTGGACATCATCAACGCCGCCGCCGTGCTGATCGCCGAGCGGTACGCCGCGCGTCAGCCCCTGGTGGGCGCCACGGAGGAGCTGTCGTGA
- a CDS encoding carbamoyltransferase family protein: MVSSKAEDGPVVLGMSCSHDASACLLRGGQVVAAIQLERLTRVKRDGRPYLNTRLAADYCLDAAGLTPDDVDLFAFNTQNLVPTQVGLNFPFADEGFDLFDPVGERSVFVSHHLAHAFATFFSSPFDRSAVWVVDGSGGSVIGADDLLLRGPELAAYVNTPMPVPRPPYHVESAYVFDRSGYRLVDRAVAASFHPMCGSSSLGETYAAVSQYVFGDWQEGGKLMGLAPYGDAARFGESLLTRDGDGVSRFGSAWKQDLRRANRRGGPMEYRDLAARVQADLEVALTERATRVLERTGEADLAYAGGVALNGVANQRMVRESGVRRFYAMPASHDAGVSVGVAAAAHYLLTGETKGRPVPHDFLGRPYRPEEVDAALRARSGFLDVGRYEQEEVVERLAGGQVVGWFEGGSEFGPRALGHRSIMAAPFERGTWEHLNRSIKYREEFRPYAPIVPVEVADRFFDMGPDPESPYMLRVVPVRPEWRDRLGAVTHVDGSARVQTVDRVRNPRWHALLTAFGERTGVPVLVNTSMNVRGEPIVETPGQAVDVLLATQMDALVIEDRVVAPAPPPLAGADALADCLPARAPGVELSATVGEDGPAYRLTSRPRSGPGLELTPSAFLLLAHADGATPLRDLLTAHCPEAEQRAEALRVVRGLLAERLLLARGRSLADAPE, from the coding sequence ATGGTCTCCAGCAAGGCCGAAGACGGCCCCGTCGTGCTCGGGATGTCGTGCAGCCACGACGCCTCGGCGTGTCTCCTGCGCGGCGGGCAGGTCGTCGCCGCCATCCAGCTCGAACGGCTCACGCGCGTCAAGCGGGATGGCCGCCCCTACCTCAACACGCGGCTCGCCGCCGACTACTGCCTCGACGCGGCGGGCCTCACGCCCGACGACGTCGACCTGTTCGCGTTCAACACCCAGAACCTGGTGCCCACCCAGGTGGGTCTCAACTTCCCCTTCGCGGACGAGGGTTTCGATCTCTTCGATCCCGTGGGGGAGCGGTCGGTCTTCGTCTCCCACCACCTGGCCCACGCCTTCGCGACGTTCTTCTCCAGCCCGTTCGACCGGTCGGCCGTCTGGGTGGTGGACGGCTCCGGGGGCAGCGTGATCGGGGCCGACGACCTTCTGCTGCGCGGGCCCGAGCTCGCCGCGTACGTGAACACGCCGATGCCCGTGCCCCGGCCGCCGTACCACGTCGAGTCGGCGTACGTCTTCGACCGGAGCGGCTACCGGCTGGTCGACCGGGCCGTGGCGGCGTCCTTCCACCCCATGTGCGGGTCCTCCTCGCTGGGGGAGACCTACGCGGCCGTCTCCCAGTACGTCTTCGGCGACTGGCAGGAGGGCGGGAAGCTGATGGGGCTGGCCCCCTACGGCGACGCGGCGCGCTTCGGGGAGAGCCTGCTGACCCGGGACGGCGACGGGGTGTCCCGCTTCGGCAGCGCGTGGAAGCAGGACCTCCGCCGGGCCAACCGGCGGGGCGGCCCCATGGAGTACCGCGATCTCGCCGCGCGGGTGCAGGCCGACCTGGAGGTGGCGCTGACCGAGCGCGCCACCCGGGTGCTGGAGCGCACCGGCGAGGCCGACCTGGCCTACGCCGGCGGCGTGGCGCTCAACGGCGTCGCGAACCAGCGCATGGTGCGGGAGTCGGGCGTACGCCGGTTCTACGCCATGCCGGCCAGCCACGACGCGGGGGTCTCCGTCGGCGTCGCGGCGGCCGCGCACTACCTGCTCACCGGCGAGACCAAGGGCCGCCCGGTGCCGCACGACTTCCTGGGCCGCCCCTACCGGCCCGAGGAGGTCGACGCCGCGCTGCGGGCCCGGAGCGGCTTCCTGGACGTCGGCCGGTACGAGCAGGAGGAGGTCGTCGAACGGCTGGCCGGCGGGCAGGTGGTCGGCTGGTTCGAGGGCGGCTCCGAGTTCGGGCCGCGTGCGCTCGGTCACCGCTCCATCATGGCCGCGCCGTTCGAGCGCGGGACTTGGGAACACCTCAACCGTTCGATCAAGTACCGCGAGGAGTTCCGGCCCTACGCGCCCATCGTGCCGGTGGAGGTGGCCGACCGGTTCTTCGACATGGGCCCGGACCCGGAGAGCCCGTACATGCTGCGGGTCGTGCCCGTCCGCCCCGAGTGGCGGGACCGCCTCGGCGCCGTGACCCACGTCGACGGGTCGGCCCGCGTCCAGACGGTCGACCGCGTCCGCAATCCGCGCTGGCACGCGCTGCTCACGGCGTTCGGCGAGCGGACGGGGGTGCCGGTCCTCGTCAACACGAGCATGAACGTGCGGGGTGAGCCGATCGTCGAGACGCCCGGGCAGGCCGTCGACGTGCTGCTGGCCACGCAGATGGACGCGCTGGTGATCGAGGACCGCGTCGTGGCCCCCGCCCCACCGCCGCTCGCCGGCGCCGACGCCCTGGCGGACTGCCTGCCGGCCCGGGCGCCGGGCGTCGAGCTGAGCGCCACGGTCGGGGAGGACGGGCCCGCCTACCGGCTGACCAGCCGGCCCCGGAGCGGCCCGGGCCTGGAGCTGACGCCGTCCGCCTTCCTGCTGCTGGCGCACGCCGACGGCGCCACGCCGCTGCGCGACCTGCTGACGGCGCACTGCCCGGAGGCGGAGCAGCGCGCGGAGGCGCTGCGCGTCGTGCGCGGGCTGCTGGCCGAGCGGCTGCTGCTGGCCCGGGGGAGGTCTCTCGCCGATGCCCCGGAGTGA
- a CDS encoding ornithine cyclodeaminase family protein, protein MSEPTAAWAPRLIDPSVLDRDDLLRPVVDALGRAFRDLRGGRAHSADRTLLQTGEEPRNQLLVSPAAWERHGVAGLKITTLTPGNPGRGLPLIHGIVALVDLRTGRVAALLDGAALTALRTGAVAGLATELCAPPEAGDLAVVGAGVQARALLRAMAAVRPVHTVRLHSRTRPRAEELADWARERFGPRTRVTVCGDARSAVRDAEIVCTATSTDDATPVVEAGWVADGAHLNVIGGTHEDAVEVAPELLASAFVAVEQRADALEEAGEVRAALAAGLIGADALHELGALLDGDVTPPAGRTTLFRSVGLSIEDTAAAAAVHDVVTADA, encoded by the coding sequence GTGAGCGAGCCGACGGCGGCGTGGGCCCCGCGGCTGATCGACCCGTCCGTGCTGGACCGGGACGACCTGCTGCGCCCCGTCGTCGACGCGCTGGGCCGGGCCTTCCGCGACCTGCGCGGGGGCCGGGCCCACAGCGCGGACCGGACCCTGCTGCAGACGGGCGAGGAACCCCGCAACCAGCTGCTGGTGAGCCCGGCGGCGTGGGAGCGGCACGGTGTGGCGGGCCTGAAGATCACCACGCTCACCCCTGGAAACCCCGGCCGGGGCCTGCCGCTGATCCACGGCATCGTCGCCCTCGTCGACCTGCGGACGGGCCGGGTGGCGGCCCTGCTGGACGGCGCGGCGCTCACCGCCCTCCGCACGGGCGCCGTCGCCGGGCTGGCCACCGAGCTCTGCGCACCGCCGGAGGCCGGCGACCTCGCGGTCGTCGGGGCCGGGGTGCAGGCGCGGGCCCTGCTGCGCGCCATGGCGGCCGTGCGCCCGGTGCACACCGTCCGGCTCCACTCCCGGACCCGGCCGCGCGCGGAGGAACTGGCCGACTGGGCGCGCGAGCGCTTCGGGCCGCGCACGCGGGTGACGGTGTGCGGCGACGCCCGCTCGGCGGTCCGGGACGCGGAGATCGTCTGCACCGCGACCTCCACGGACGACGCGACGCCCGTCGTCGAGGCCGGGTGGGTGGCGGACGGCGCCCACCTCAACGTGATCGGCGGCACCCACGAGGACGCCGTCGAGGTCGCCCCCGAGCTGCTGGCCTCGGCCTTCGTCGCGGTGGAGCAGCGGGCCGACGCGCTGGAGGAGGCGGGGGAGGTCCGGGCCGCACTCGCCGCCGGGCTGATCGGAGCCGACGCGCTGCACGAACTCGGCGCGCTGCTCGACGGGGACGTCACCCCGCCCGCCGGCCGGACGACGCTGTTCCGCAGCGTGGGCCTGTCGATCGAGGACACCGCCGCCGCTGCCGCCGTCCACGACGTCGTCACGGCGGACGCCTGA
- a CDS encoding SDR family NAD(P)-dependent oxidoreductase, translated as MPPEDLMGDGGRAAGRLDGRRAIVTGGANGIGRAIATAFAREGCDVFFTALSDEPAARSTRAELRGYGVAADFTLLDAAAPDAVDRLMGAAAEAIGLPDVLVNNAATATRTGFLDLTPQEYDRVMEVNLRFPFFAIQAFAARLRAAGARGSVVNISSLSASSAVSAMAHYQCSKAGLSMLTRSAAYELAPFGIRVNTVSPGLTATKSNAVQWRDDPDLWAERGKDIPLGRPGRPEDLAGAAVFLASAESAWMTGGDIAVDGGEVAL; from the coding sequence GTGCCCCCCGAAGATCTGATGGGGGACGGGGGGCGGGCCGCGGGCCGACTGGACGGGCGGCGGGCGATCGTCACCGGCGGTGCGAACGGCATAGGCCGCGCCATCGCCACGGCGTTCGCCCGCGAGGGGTGCGACGTCTTCTTCACCGCGCTGAGCGACGAGCCCGCCGCCCGCTCGACCCGCGCCGAGCTGCGCGGGTACGGCGTCGCGGCGGACTTCACGCTGCTCGACGCCGCCGCCCCGGACGCCGTCGACCGGCTGATGGGCGCGGCGGCCGAGGCGATCGGGCTGCCGGACGTGCTGGTGAACAACGCCGCCACGGCGACCCGTACCGGCTTCCTCGACCTGACGCCGCAGGAGTACGACCGGGTCATGGAGGTCAACCTCCGGTTCCCGTTCTTCGCCATCCAGGCGTTCGCGGCCCGGCTGCGCGCCGCCGGGGCCCGGGGCAGCGTCGTCAACATCAGCTCGCTCAGCGCGTCGAGCGCCGTCAGCGCCATGGCGCACTACCAGTGCAGCAAGGCGGGGTTGTCGATGCTGACGCGGAGCGCCGCCTACGAGCTGGCGCCGTTCGGCATCCGCGTCAACACGGTCTCCCCGGGCCTGACCGCCACCAAGTCCAACGCCGTGCAGTGGCGCGACGATCCGGACCTGTGGGCCGAGCGCGGCAAGGACATCCCGCTGGGTCGTCCCGGCCGTCCCGAGGACCTGGCGGGCGCGGCGGTGTTCCTGGCCTCCGCCGAGTCGGCGTGGATGACGGGCGGCGACATCGCCGTCGACGGCGGCGAGGTGGCCCTGTGA
- the dmpG gene encoding 4-hydroxy-2-oxovalerate aldolase, protein MNRTVDEPAGDRPRIVIHDPTLRDGHHAVRHQLDAEQLRGYAAAADAAGVPVVEVGHGNGLGASSLQVGRARLRDDEMLAVVREALPNSRMGVFMLPGWGTSDDLRRAVRHGADVVRIGAHCTEGDVAERHLDVLGESGVEAQGVLLMSHMAEPGRLAEQCAALVSYGARAVGIFDSSGHYLPADVTERITAITAAVDVPVIFHAHNNLGMAVANSVAAATAGATIVDACARGFGAGAGNTQLEVVVPVLERMGFATGIDLYALLDAGDLAERTLMPAPPTISSESIVSGLAGVFSGFKNRVLDASRRAGVDPRDVFFELGRRQVVAGQEDLIVDVVTELRSDTTLRARDDGGRGAARS, encoded by the coding sequence GTGAACCGGACGGTGGACGAGCCAGCGGGGGACCGGCCGCGCATCGTGATCCACGACCCCACCCTGCGGGACGGGCACCACGCGGTGCGTCACCAGCTCGACGCGGAGCAGCTGCGCGGCTACGCGGCGGCGGCCGACGCCGCGGGGGTGCCGGTGGTCGAGGTGGGGCACGGGAACGGCCTGGGCGCCTCGTCCCTGCAGGTCGGCCGGGCCAGGCTCCGCGACGACGAGATGCTGGCGGTCGTCCGGGAGGCCCTGCCGAACAGCCGGATGGGCGTCTTCATGCTGCCCGGCTGGGGCACGAGCGACGACCTGCGCCGGGCGGTCCGGCACGGCGCGGACGTCGTGCGCATCGGCGCCCACTGCACCGAGGGCGACGTCGCCGAGCGTCACCTGGACGTCCTCGGGGAGAGCGGTGTCGAGGCGCAGGGCGTCCTGCTCATGAGCCACATGGCCGAGCCGGGGCGACTGGCCGAGCAGTGCGCGGCGCTCGTCTCCTACGGGGCGCGGGCCGTCGGGATCTTCGACTCCTCCGGGCACTACCTCCCCGCCGACGTCACGGAACGGATCACCGCGATCACGGCCGCGGTGGACGTGCCGGTGATCTTCCACGCGCACAACAACCTGGGCATGGCGGTGGCCAACTCGGTCGCCGCCGCGACGGCGGGCGCCACGATCGTCGACGCCTGCGCCCGGGGCTTCGGCGCCGGGGCCGGGAACACCCAGCTGGAGGTCGTCGTGCCGGTGCTGGAACGGATGGGATTCGCCACCGGCATCGACCTCTACGCCCTCCTGGACGCGGGCGACCTGGCCGAGCGGACCCTCATGCCCGCGCCCCCCACCATCAGCTCCGAAAGCATAGTGAGCGGCCTGGCTGGGGTATTCTCAGGCTTCAAAAACCGGGTGCTGGACGCCTCCCGCCGCGCGGGGGTCGATCCGCGCGACGTCTTCTTCGAGTTGGGCAGGCGGCAGGTGGTCGCCGGGCAGGAGGACCTCATCGTCGACGTCGTGACGGAGCTGCGGAGCGACACCACGCTCCGCGCGCGTGACGACGGTGGACGGGGAGCCGCTCGGAGCTGA
- the argS gene encoding arginine--tRNA ligase domain-containing protein, translated as MREAIPMNELAKQNEARRHEVEALRDAVRERRRASTPPAAGDYPLAHVKARIEQALRERSGRDTLDWEVDILDRTRFGADLAVRLTGLLKEGGAKEYIASHVPWIVEALSSPSLRDAVAEVSRKGIYVNVRLTDAWYLAGVASVVALDSRFGHNDRRADRTHIVDYSSPNVAKVLHAGHLRSTMIGHVLSNLYEACGALVYRVNHINDFGGFGFMLEGYRRFEPHFPPELGDNERLLSIYAIRRGLERTVAAGTDLDRAAEGDRKVIETYFPGVTEAHALRRTYEEFVAASDARFQRLEEGDPEEVELWLRMVRWSLADFREFYAALDIDIDFTIGESFYLDAGNAAVDEAIRGGRAYELTQEMVDREAAELTGLVEKDEMTPEVRDKAVTSLQKDLGAIVVPLKKGERLVVRRSDGRSIYATRDVGAIKLRRELFAPTDINYVVGQEQRVHFSRLFEAAEVMGLAEPGELNLTHTWFGFYVDAASGKKLSSRDSVAGVNELLAGSVEHFRAKTAESGGMTEEEIDEAARQLAVGSVVFNDLKKDMKASVSIAKDDLNSTIAGFEKAGGAYVVYSACRARAILRKYDRPLPEAAAIGAFDVSDQEALLILRLLEFPEKVARAAEEDDPAVVVRHLLDISGIYNSYYASAPVLQGGQANEFRLLITKSVQTVLVNGLAMCHVECPPKI; from the coding sequence GTGCGTGAAGCGATTCCCATGAACGAGTTGGCCAAGCAGAACGAAGCCCGTCGGCACGAGGTGGAGGCCCTTCGCGACGCCGTGCGCGAACGCCGACGCGCCTCGACGCCGCCGGCCGCCGGGGACTATCCGCTGGCCCACGTCAAGGCACGCATCGAGCAGGCACTGCGGGAGCGCTCCGGCCGCGACACGCTGGACTGGGAGGTCGACATCCTCGACCGCACCCGCTTCGGCGCCGACCTGGCGGTGCGGTTGACGGGGCTGCTCAAGGAGGGCGGGGCGAAGGAGTACATCGCCTCCCACGTCCCGTGGATCGTCGAGGCGCTGTCGTCGCCCTCGCTCCGCGACGCCGTCGCGGAGGTCAGCCGCAAGGGCATCTACGTCAACGTCCGGCTGACCGACGCCTGGTACCTGGCCGGGGTGGCCTCCGTCGTCGCCCTGGACAGCCGCTTCGGGCACAACGACCGCCGGGCCGACCGCACGCACATCGTCGACTACTCCTCGCCCAACGTGGCGAAGGTGCTGCACGCCGGTCACCTGCGGTCGACCATGATCGGCCACGTGCTGAGCAACCTCTACGAGGCCTGCGGCGCCCTGGTCTACCGGGTCAACCACATCAACGACTTCGGCGGCTTCGGCTTCATGCTGGAGGGCTACCGCCGGTTCGAGCCGCACTTCCCCCCGGAGCTCGGCGACAACGAGCGGCTGCTGTCCATCTACGCCATCCGGCGCGGGTTGGAGCGGACGGTCGCGGCGGGCACCGACCTCGACCGCGCGGCCGAGGGCGACCGCAAGGTCATCGAGACCTACTTCCCCGGAGTGACCGAGGCGCACGCGCTGCGGCGGACGTACGAGGAGTTCGTCGCCGCCTCCGACGCCCGCTTCCAGCGGCTGGAGGAGGGCGACCCGGAGGAGGTCGAGCTCTGGCTGCGCATGGTCCGGTGGAGCCTGGCCGACTTCCGGGAGTTCTACGCCGCGCTCGACATCGACATCGACTTCACCATCGGTGAGAGCTTCTACCTGGACGCGGGGAACGCCGCCGTCGACGAGGCGATCCGCGGCGGCCGGGCCTACGAGCTGACCCAGGAGATGGTGGACCGCGAGGCCGCCGAGCTCACGGGCCTCGTCGAGAAGGACGAGATGACGCCCGAGGTGCGGGACAAGGCCGTCACCTCCCTGCAGAAGGACCTCGGCGCGATCGTGGTGCCGCTGAAGAAGGGCGAGCGCCTCGTCGTGCGCCGCTCCGACGGCCGGAGCATCTACGCCACCCGCGACGTCGGCGCCATCAAGCTGCGGCGCGAGCTGTTCGCACCGACCGACATCAACTACGTGGTGGGTCAGGAGCAGCGCGTCCACTTCTCCCGGCTGTTCGAGGCCGCCGAGGTCATGGGCCTGGCCGAGCCGGGCGAGCTGAACCTCACGCACACGTGGTTCGGCTTCTACGTGGACGCCGCCTCCGGCAAGAAGCTCTCCAGCCGGGACAGCGTCGCCGGCGTCAACGAGCTGCTGGCCGGCTCCGTCGAGCACTTCCGCGCCAAGACCGCCGAGAGCGGCGGGATGACGGAGGAGGAGATCGACGAGGCCGCCCGCCAGCTCGCCGTCGGTTCGGTCGTCTTCAACGACCTCAAGAAGGACATGAAGGCGTCCGTCAGCATCGCCAAGGACGACCTGAACTCGACCATCGCGGGCTTCGAGAAGGCGGGCGGCGCCTACGTCGTCTACTCCGCCTGCCGCGCCCGGGCGATCCTGCGCAAGTACGACCGGCCGCTGCCCGAGGCCGCCGCCATCGGCGCGTTCGACGTCAGCGACCAGGAGGCCCTGCTGATCCTCCGCCTCCTGGAGTTCCCGGAGAAGGTGGCCCGGGCCGCCGAGGAGGACGACCCGGCCGTCGTGGTCCGGCACCTGCTCGACATCTCCGGGATCTACAACTCGTACTACGCCAGCGCCCCCGTGCTGCAGGGCGGCCAGGCGAACGAGTTCCGCCTGCTCATCACGAAGTCCGTGCAGACGGTCCTCGTCAACGGGCTCGCGATGTGCCACGTCGAGTGCCCCCCGAAGATCTGA
- a CDS encoding phytanoyl-CoA dioxygenase family protein produces the protein MTLKALTAAQAEQFRRDGYCIVPGFLSQDDITYIKAYYQRVAAAQSASVSASDGTAWDQDGSATPVLRRVPAPFDNDAGFREIFGSSRVLDHVEDLMGPRIYLHSSKLIFKPARSGRRKPMHQDLAYWTDLSARQLTLWCAIDPATPERGGIELLPGSHQQLLPHEDLDDYQVRENTLDLSRVEAAVMEPGDALFLDVLTVHASARNRSDHDRLASVVNYYSEPKNSTQVSRYGSERPLRDAPLPQNS, from the coding sequence ATGACGCTCAAGGCGCTTACCGCCGCTCAGGCCGAGCAGTTCCGCCGGGACGGTTACTGTATAGTTCCGGGTTTTCTGAGCCAGGACGACATCACCTACATCAAGGCGTACTACCAGCGCGTCGCCGCGGCCCAGTCCGCGTCGGTCTCCGCGTCGGACGGTACGGCCTGGGATCAGGACGGAAGTGCCACGCCGGTGCTGCGCCGCGTTCCGGCGCCTTTCGACAACGACGCCGGTTTCCGTGAGATATTCGGTTCCTCACGTGTTCTCGATCACGTCGAGGACCTGATGGGGCCCCGCATCTATCTGCACTCCTCCAAGCTGATTTTCAAGCCCGCGAGAAGTGGCCGTCGCAAACCGATGCACCAGGATCTCGCATACTGGACGGACCTGTCGGCGCGGCAGCTCACCCTCTGGTGCGCGATCGACCCGGCGACGCCGGAGCGCGGCGGCATCGAGCTTCTCCCCGGCTCGCACCAACAGCTCCTGCCGCACGAGGACCTGGACGACTACCAGGTGCGCGAGAACACCCTGGACCTGAGCAGGGTCGAGGCGGCCGTCATGGAGCCCGGCGACGCGCTCTTCCTGGACGTCCTCACCGTCCACGCCAGCGCGCGCAACCGCTCCGACCACGACCGGCTCGCCTCCGTCGTCAACTACTACTCGGAGCCCAAGAACTCCACGCAGGTCTCGCGCTACGGCTCCGAGCGTCCGCTGCGCGACGCGCCGCTGCCGCAGAACTCCTAG